A window of Flammeovirga kamogawensis genomic DNA:
AATGTTTGGTAAAGAATGGTTGGTATTTAGAAAGGCAAGAAAACAAGGTGTTCATGTAAATTTTATTGCTAGTGTAGGCCCATCTATTGGTATAGTAAGCCCATACCTTTTAAAATATCAAGATGATGAAGGGAATACTCAAACTAAACAGTTTAGCCAAGATGATTATTTAAATAATTATACAAGAATAGAAGGTACGGCATCTTGGGGAGAAAGCATGTCTAAAGCAAGTGTAATTGGAGGATTAGCTTTTAAAGCATCATTGACTTTTGAGTTTGGTGTAAATAAAAGAAGTATAACAGGTATTGAAGCTGGTATTATTGGAGATGCATACACTTCTGAGGTACAAATAATGGCTTCATCAGATAATAGAAGTTTTTACTCTGCAATGTTTCTAACGTTCTTTTTTGGAGGAAGAAAATAATTTCATTGTGGTAAAAAAAATCCCATTGACTTTCAAAGTCAATGGGATTTTTTTTGCTTAATTTTTAGTAGAGTGCTTTGTTTAGAGCTTTTAAAACTCTCTGATCTCTGGAATAAATATCATCATAGAAATGAATAGATTCTGAAGGACCTAATAATGCAGTAAAATAGAGTAGGTAAACTGTTGGTCTATCTTTTACAAAAACACGTTTTAATTGTTCTTCTTTTACAATATCATTAATTTTTTCAAGACTATAATTTTCAGGGTCGTCTAATAAAACTTCGGCTAACTCTAAGGGTTTGTAAACACGTATACAACCATGGCTAAAAGCTCTAGAATTTTTACTAAATAAATACCTAGAAGGTGTATCATGTAGGTAAATAGAATATTTATTAGGAAAGATGAATTTTACGTGTCCCAAAGCATTTCTTGGTCCTGAACCTTGTACAATTACATAAGGGAAGTTATTTTGTTTTATAGATTTCCAATCTATCGTTTGAGGGTCAACTTCAACATTTGCTCTGTCATAAAGTTTCATGTTGTGTTTTGCTAAATATCCTGCATCCTTTTTAAGTTTTGGTAGCATTTCTTTACTAGCAATACTGTAAGGTACTGTCCATGTTGGGTTGATGTCTATATAGCTTAACTTTGATTTAAAAACGGGAGTTTGATGAAAGGTTTTACCTACTACAACTCTTGTTTGATAAAACCATTTATTGTTTTTATGTAAGAACAGTTGAAAACTAGCAATATTTACAAAAATAAAATTGTCTGTATCTTCATGATGTATCCACCTAGAGCGTTCTAGGTTAACTCTTAACGTGTTAATGCGGTTTTCTATAGGAGTATTTAATGCTTTTAAAGTTGCTTTTCCTACTTTTCCATCTGTTTCTAGACCATACATTTTCTGAAACTTAATAACAGATTTTTTCAAATTCTCATCATAGATAGTTGAAGTAGTATCTAAATACGCAACTTTCACATAATTTGAATCTAATATTGGAGTAGTACTATATGGAAAAATTGAACGTATAGTGTCTACTACTGGAGTAACTGATGGAGCATTGGTTATTTCAACTTCTTCAACCTGACTTCTGTAAGTAGTATCTACTTTAAGTATAAGTGTATCGAAAGTAAATAATGTACTAGTAACAGCAAGTCTTTTTCTTAACTCTGGAATAGATTCATTTTCATCACCAACTTCAATTTTATCCATTTTTTGGAGTTTTTTCCAACCTCCATTTTCTTTAATTTTTCTGAAATCAGCTAATGATTTTTTTAAACCAATATACAATTCATCATTTGGAATAAAATTACTGAAAGCCTCAGGAATTACTTCATTCTCAATTGGCTGAATTATTAATGGTATTCTATCTTGAGTGAATTCTTTTGTATCGAAATTCCATGTAGATGATATTGTTTCTGGCTGTACTTTTCCCCATATATAATGAGAAATAAGAAGTACTCCAGCATCTGTTAAAAGAATATCCATTAAAGCATCTTGATGTATATCTCGATCAGAGGCTAATAATTCTTGTATTTTCTCTAGATGATAATGAGAAGGGGTAAGCCCATCAAAATAAGCATTGTTGATGAGTGTGAGAATATCAGTTATATTTTTTTTACTTGTCCAAAGTGGTTTGTAATCTACTGTTTCATAAACTAATGGCATTAATGAATCAGAGAAAAGAGAAATACCATCTATTGAATTTTCAGCTTGAATTTGATCCAAAATAGAATGTATTTCTCTTTTTATAGGAGTATTAGTTTCTTCTTGAGCAATTGACGGTAAAGTCAGAAGACAAAGCGAAATTACAACTAGGAAGTAAAATCGCTTGAATTTGATAGTAGATAGAGTTTGCATGTAAATAGAGTTTTATCGGCTTAAATAATATAAGAATTATTTAGGCTCTGAAATACTTTTTTCGTATTCAGTGATATTACTTAAACATTTTCTTAAAAGTTCAACGCCAGCTTTAACATCATCTAAAGGAATGTCATTAGTAATCACTAAAATTGATTCTTCAGCAATTCCTATTACTTTGTCTTTAAGATCGCGTGCTTTTCTAGTTAAGTAAATTAGCTTAGAGCGTTTATCATTAGGGTTAGGGACACGAGTAACAAGATTGTTTTTTTCCATGTTATCGATTAAACTAGTAATACTTGCTCTGTTTTTAAGTAAAAATGTAGCAAATTCTTGTTGTGCTCGCCCATCTTTTTCCCAAAGCATTACTAAAACATCCCATTGTTCTCTTGAGATTGGCAAACCTTCTCTTTCAAACTGACGACCTAACATATAGTTACCTATTCTAGAAACTTGTGCTATTATTTTCGTTAGGTGTCTTCTCTCTTCAACTTCTTCACTCATTAATGTGCTCATATATAGTGTTTTAATTAAATTTGATAAATCAGTAATCTTAATAAATTCTAATGTACTTATTTGTTAGTGTTTAATCAATTTTTTCAAATGAAAATTTTAGTGATGTATCTTAATTTGAAAGAATTAAGGTGATTATTTAATGTTGTGTGCTTATTCTTATTGTGTTTAATTATAATTAAAATTGTCAATTTGTCATATTAAAGTTTTGTTTTTATCATTTAATCGGTCGATTTGTCATTAAAAATCAGATGGTACACTCATTGATAAAAGTATTTCTGATTAATAATTAAGAAATCAGAAATAAAAATAAAAAGTCATGAGTATTACAAGACAAAACGCATATCCAATTAGAAAGAGATCATTAGTATCTAATTTATTTTCTAACGATATAGAAACTGTTCATATTCCTACAAATATTAAAGAAACTACTAATGAGTTTTTAATTGAGCTTATTGTACCTGGTTTTAAAAAAGAGTTTTTTGATATAGGAGTAGAGCAGAATAAATTATCTATCTCTTACAAAAGTATAATAGAGAAAAACGAGAGTGAAGAGGCAGAAGTACCTACAGAAAAGTTTTTGGTAAAAGGGTATGAAGTAAAGGATTTTGCAAAAGTATTTAGACTACCAGAAAATGTAGAAGTAAATAACTTATCAGCAAAATTTAATCAAGGGATTTTAGTGGTGTCATTACCTAAAAGTGAAGAGAAACTTCCTGTTAAAATTCAAGTACAATAACCAATTATCAAATAAATCATGAAATATACATTGTCAGATTACCCAGCAACTTTTATATCATCTTTAATGAATGATGTAGTTAATGTATTAGATACTGTAAATCCAGTTGATGCTCAGGTTCCTATGAATGTTAAAGAAGGAGCGGAAAGCTTTACAGTAGAAGTTGTTGTGCCAGGAATTACTAAAGAAAATATTGACATATCAGTAAAAGAAAATAAACTGATAGTTAGTTATAAACATACTTCTGAAGAAAATGAAGAAGTAAAATACCTTAAAAGAGAGTTTTCTAAAAAGGATTTTGAAAGAACTTTTACGTTACCAAATAATATTAATTTGGACGAAATAAAGGCTTCTTATGATGAAGGTATTTTATCTGTACTTTTACCTAAGAATGTTTCTTTGGAGAAGAAAAAGATTGAAATAAGTTAATTAAACTAATTTCATTGAAAAATAAAGCCGACTTGAGATAATCAAGTCGGCTTTATTGCGTTTAATCTGTTTCATTTTTTTAAATTGCGAGTTCAAATAATAAATACTGAAGTATTCAATATTTTGTACTAGTTAAATTAAACGGTCTCAAATTTTGGCAGAAATGTCATTTCTTATGAATTACCTTTATACATTACTCTTTTCTATTTTAGTTTCAGTAAGTGTTTTTGCACAAAACAACGGTGGAAAAACAGAGTCGGA
This region includes:
- a CDS encoding L,D-transpeptidase family protein; translated protein: MQTLSTIKFKRFYFLVVISLCLLTLPSIAQEETNTPIKREIHSILDQIQAENSIDGISLFSDSLMPLVYETVDYKPLWTSKKNITDILTLINNAYFDGLTPSHYHLEKIQELLASDRDIHQDALMDILLTDAGVLLISHYIWGKVQPETISSTWNFDTKEFTQDRIPLIIQPIENEVIPEAFSNFIPNDELYIGLKKSLADFRKIKENGGWKKLQKMDKIEVGDENESIPELRKRLAVTSTLFTFDTLILKVDTTYRSQVEEVEITNAPSVTPVVDTIRSIFPYSTTPILDSNYVKVAYLDTTSTIYDENLKKSVIKFQKMYGLETDGKVGKATLKALNTPIENRINTLRVNLERSRWIHHEDTDNFIFVNIASFQLFLHKNNKWFYQTRVVVGKTFHQTPVFKSKLSYIDINPTWTVPYSIASKEMLPKLKKDAGYLAKHNMKLYDRANVEVDPQTIDWKSIKQNNFPYVIVQGSGPRNALGHVKFIFPNKYSIYLHDTPSRYLFSKNSRAFSHGCIRVYKPLELAEVLLDDPENYSLEKINDIVKEEQLKRVFVKDRPTVYLLYFTALLGPSESIHFYDDIYSRDQRVLKALNKALY
- a CDS encoding Hsp20/alpha crystallin family protein — its product is MKYTLSDYPATFISSLMNDVVNVLDTVNPVDAQVPMNVKEGAESFTVEVVVPGITKENIDISVKENKLIVSYKHTSEENEEVKYLKREFSKKDFERTFTLPNNINLDEIKASYDEGILSVLLPKNVSLEKKKIEIS
- a CDS encoding Hsp20/alpha crystallin family protein, giving the protein MSITRQNAYPIRKRSLVSNLFSNDIETVHIPTNIKETTNEFLIELIVPGFKKEFFDIGVEQNKLSISYKSIIEKNESEEAEVPTEKFLVKGYEVKDFAKVFRLPENVEVNNLSAKFNQGILVVSLPKSEEKLPVKIQVQ
- a CDS encoding MarR family winged helix-turn-helix transcriptional regulator yields the protein MSTLMSEEVEERRHLTKIIAQVSRIGNYMLGRQFEREGLPISREQWDVLVMLWEKDGRAQQEFATFLLKNRASITSLIDNMEKNNLVTRVPNPNDKRSKLIYLTRKARDLKDKVIGIAEESILVITNDIPLDDVKAGVELLRKCLSNITEYEKSISEPK